The Nicotiana tabacum cultivar K326 chromosome 5, ASM71507v2, whole genome shotgun sequence sequence ttgttGCATGATTTATCATCGTTCAAGGTTTGTtttgctagcttccgcatgacacctgattatttcgGTCCTAACACCCACTGCCCAGTGCTTAAAACATACCATGTTCAGGCAAGCAGGGTTATGGGACGGGCCTATCCAAGAGTGTGTGATGTAAGCAACCTACTGAATGCAAGATAAGTGGAAGGACCCTGGTGCAGCCTACACAAGAGTATTTATATAGTGTAAGCAGCCTACCCTAGTCAAGAATAACCAATTGATTTCACGGCTCAAACCCATTACCTTTAAGTCACATGGAGATAATTTTATCGTTGTTTCAAGGCTTCCTTTCTGGCTAGATATAACATACAGCGTTCAGGCAGGGTTAGGGGAATGGCCCATCCAAGGGTGTGTGATGTAATTAGGTAGCCTACTGAACGCAAGGTTAGGGGAAGGGCCTATCCAGTAGGGTATGGTGTAAGTAGCATACCCTGATGCAAGGGCCACAATTGATTTTATGGCTCGAAATCGTAACCTTTAAGGTCACATGAAGATAATTTTACCGTTACTCCAAGGTTTTCTTTCTCGCTAGGCAAAGGATATTGGCCAATAATATGGTTGTACAATTGGTTTGGGAAATATTTTGCCTAAAAGAAAAGGGATTAACTAAGAGTTGCAAGATTTCATTTTAAAAAacacttaattaattaattgaaatttagATCTTATCTTCTCATAAAGTTATAGTTAGACTTAAGCGCGATATGAGCTTTTTACTGTTTTGAGTCAGAGTAAAGTCGAGCTTACAATTTAGTCAAGTATGAGCTTAGTGCGAAGTGACTCTTTTCTAGTACTATTAGCAATGCCTCTAGGATGTTCTCATTTACTGTTTACAAAAGTTGAaagtaattaaattaaaatacaatttaaaagaaaatttaattTGAATTGACTTTTATAATAATGATTAGACAAACTATATAATAAAGGCGTCATGAATATTAAGTTAACGAAAATGATAATTTAActttaacttcttcttttacaaaattaaattcaaataaactaatcgataaagaaaaatatataatcGACTGCttcagtttattttttatttttttttggtaatagCTTAAGTTTAAAATTGAATTCGTGGGATTGAATTTCATAGAATTAGTTTAAATTAAAACCTAATTGTAGTGTGCTTATATTAAATGAATTTTTGGACTCGTAAGCTAAATCAACAATAAATTTAATGTTTTCTACTACATTGAATCTCATTAGAACGGCAGTATGATAAACAAAATATTCCGCGCTCGTGCAAGATCTGAAGAAGAGACGcacccaaggggtgtgatgtacaCGACATACCCTAATGCAAATTAAATATTAGTGGTTATTTTCACTGCTCGAACCCATGACATATAAATCATACGGGGACAAATTTACCATTGCTCCAAGGTTCCCATCTGGTCATAGTACCAGACCATGaaaaaattactttttctttACATAATTTAAAGAGATCTCTCTCCATGTCTAACGTTGTAACACTAACTTCGTTTCTAATGTACAATATTATATTTACTTTCCTTACTTTGATTTTTTTAACAATTGTTTTAACCTACTTATCATAAACACATATATTTAATCTAATTTACCCTTTTCTAATATTATAATCACTCTTTAATATATACTAATATCGTAGTAATTAAAGATATCAATAtagtatttcaaaaatatttctagaataaatatataaaaaaaattaaactcttCAAATGCCAATGAACACACACAGAAAAATGGTGCTATCGTTCTAAAACCAATTACGAATACAGTAATTTGTTAtgcaattttcttttagtttatttgataCGCAAATCTGGAACTTGTATTAAAATAATAGCAGCACATACACATTTATAATCAGTTAATGACCATAATTAAGGACAACAGTTATATGAGTCTTTAAAAGCAATTAAGAAggacaaaatataaagaaattgcCAGCAAGAATCATTACCGAATCGGTACTAACCACTCAGCTTTTATCAATAAGGACTGACTTGAAAAATTAATGCAGAATCAAAAGATTTGGATACTCTAGAATAACTTTCAAAGTACACATCCCTAAAATCAATTATAAcgagaaaaatattgaaaaataaatTGGTCATATTATAAATTTTTTGCACTATGATAAGTAATTTAAAAGAATTTCTTACAAAAAGATAAAAGCAATGAAGGCTAGTGTAATACTATAAGCACAACGAAAGTTAGTGTTATGAAGTCAAATCTACGTTAGGTTTCcaaggctctttttttttttttttttaatttataacttGTACTTTTTGGCAATGAGAATCACGAGGTTTCAAGTTTAAATTTTAGTGGAGAATAAGGATAAAAATATGGAGTAAGTGATTTCCTTCCATCTCAAACTTTGGAGGATATATAGACCGGTGCCTATGCTTAGTGGCGATGACGAAACTAGAAATTTTACAGGAGTgtccaaataaataaaaaaactaatagacaaaaatattaaggGAGTCAACATATAGTATATACACAATGTTTTTTGGCGTAATGACTTTCTGGCCACTTAAACTCGTAGGGCTTTTGAAAGCCGATACATAAACTTTGGATTTTTCCATTTGAACACTCAAACTTGACAAAATAAGTACTAATAAACACATCCACCGGAGCGTGTATACCAATTGCGCTGACATATACAACACATTATTCTAAGCTATTTATTTGTGGGACccatttttaaatacaaaatcagaaagaaaaaaaaagttacaaatacaaaaaaagaaaaaaccatGAAACATACCCAGTATTAATCTGTACTCAACCACCCCTTCTTCCTCGTCCACCCTCCTCCCTTCCTTTCTTTActcttctttcttctcctttttctttttcttcattatactttctctcttatttctaaatcaaattcaCAACATCACTATGGCCATGATTAGACCCTAACCAACAAAAAAATTTGGAATTtggaatttcaaaaaaaaaaaaaaaaactgttgtGCTTGTCATTTATTTCAAATGAGAAATTAATTGTGTAGGGGTGAATATCAGCTAATCTAGTTCATGAACTTTTTGGGCTTGGTTTGATGACTATAGTTGGCATAAAAAATATAGCTATTTTTGCCTTTATATTTCTTCTGTAATCTACATAGGACTTCTAGATTTTTTTCCCGTAGGTCAATATATTAGGGAATAATCACCATCCCATGACTTCTTTCTGTTTACTATAGGGTGGTGATTTCTCCAAAGGGAATGGTATGTTTTTTCCCCTTTTGGGCCCTGAACCTTCAATTGGTGCAGAGGACTCTTTAACTTCCAAACTCTAGCCCAGAAAAGTAAGGCACACAAACTTTTAATGTTTTGCCGGCATTGGTGGAGAGAGTATATATGGTAGATTAGTAGTATATATGTTTGAGTGTTTGATAAATGGTTATATGATTGGTTAATGATGGTAAAAAAAAATTTCTCCATGTAGACGAAAACTTTAAAGTTGTTCACACTGATGCTGGTCTTCTCTCGATGGCAAATAGTGGTCCTAATACAAATGGATCCCAGTTCTTCATTACGTTAAGAGAACTCCCCATCTTGACGGATAGTGGTCCTATTCACGCGCCTCGGCAGCGTGATTTGCACACAGTTTAGTCATGTCAATTGCAGTGCTTCCACATAGGCATGGTCAACGGTCAAAAGTGTTTATTAGTACCCATTTTGTTAAGTCTGAATGTTCAAATAGGAAAATCCAAAGTTCGTGTATCGGCTTTCAAAAGCCCTATAAGTTTAAGTGGTCAGGAAATCATTTTGCTTCGTAAAATATACTTAGTGTAATtttctgatgaagaagtatcacaTTGAATGAATGTGGCTCTGCCACTGCCTATATATATGTTGgcatagataaaaaaaaaaaatctgtcaGATTAATCTAGACAAGCGTAAGCTAATTTgaacatcataattatcaaaagcgaaaaaaaataaataaggggGACAAGCCGCATTATTTAGTACCATACAGAGGACCCCACGAAAAGTCCTAAGAAAAAAAAGCCAAGTTGCAACATAATTCTTATTTGGGATTCTATAAATTAAGAAGCTGTGCAGCCTATTTGAAAAGGAAACACTCTCTTCTATTATACAGCAAATTAAAGACAGGAAAAATCATGCCTTGCTTTAATGTTTCAACTAACGTGAATCTTGATGGAGTAGACACTGCTCCTTTCTTCTCTGAAGCCACCAAAGCTGTTGCTTCTATCATCGGTAAACCCGAGAAGGTACGTATTCTCTATCTTCCTCTGTACGAGCAAGTTAGGATCGACTATATAAATTTTTCCTCAATATTTTCTTATACATATATGTCTCGCTATTTTTTTTTCTCAGCACGAGTTTTTCATTCTACTTTCTACTTTCTTAAAGAGGAGTATAAGATTCATGTAAAAGGTGAGGTTTGTAAATAGCTCATGTTTTAACAACTCTTATATACTCTCCGTTTCATTTTATGTTGGCTGTGTTTGCTTCAGGCCGGACTTTACGAAGAAAAAATAGTAGACACATATACTTGCCGAGTCAGAAATTTTAGTAAGGAGTgtcaaaatatttttaatttatcagAAAAGGCTATCCCGGTGGCTCCGCGGCCATTGGATACATATCAGAATTACTTTTAAATGACATATTTATGATTATATTCTCAGGCGATTGATACTGATAGGAGATGTCTATTTTACCATTTTAAAGTTGTAATTATTAGAAAACTAGCAGGGCCCCTTATTGTTTGTCTGTCGTCGATTGATTTGTGTATTATCAAGTTGTGGAGATGATTGAAGTGCGTTGTTTAAAATGGTTCACACTTTTCTTATCCAAAACAAATGTCCAAAGTTGATGAAACCTCATTTTCAAAGATGCTATTTaaatattatccaatatttattttaatttaaaattttgaactaaaaattttaatttcaagaTAATTTAGGACGTTTTTATCCTgaaattttaaattgaaaaacaaaaattcagAACACCTGAACTTTAAAATGGCTGCATGATGTCATTTCTAAAAAAGAGTCATGAgtgcaacttttggacccaataTATCCTTGACCAAAATGAATGGCCACCGAGGGTTTGAGGTTATTTGAGATCCCTAGCAACTATGAACAAATTGACACACTTTTTTCAGGTTATAAAAACGTGTCCATTGTTATTGGAAAGTGACCACAAATTAAAAAACTCTTTTGAGTTTTGACCATTGTATTATTTTCTCCACTAGTCGTGTCTGGCAATATTTAGTGGAAAAAATATATACTCCATTTGAAGTTACAGTTGAAAAGATTACTAATTGACCATGTTGGATATGACCTTCACTTGAAAATAAGTTTGTGTAAGTTGAAAATCCGTGAGAAGAAACAATTATTGCACTTGAAATATACTACTCAAACTATtaattcaacttcaaattctatTTTTGAATTAGAAGTTGAAATACTCAACAATATTGTTATCTAAACACTGAATCGCAATTTTTTAACAATATTTTAAAGTATTATGCATGTCCAAACGACGTAATCAGGTGCGTAATAGATACTATGATAAAAACTATATGCATGCAAGTAAATGCCTTTGTCAgcataaatcaaataagaaattaatagataaaattaatattaaaataccagaattaaaaaatgagaatttgatAAAAGCTAAACTCTCTGGAAGAATATGTAACGTAATTCAGTGACTTCAGGTAACCTTGTCGTGTCAAAAGGCTAATGCACGTCAAAAAAAAAAACGCATGGGCGAAGGATATATTGAGGTGAGGGTATGTTGGAAATATCCTCTCTACCTCtacaagataggggtaaggtttgcgtatacACTAACCTCCCAAACCCCCCCACGTGTAAAATTACattgagtatgttgttgttgcatGGGCGGATCGGAGGATACTACGACATGAGTcttattatttttaattgttacTATTATTATGAAGCAACATCAAATTGacacttttagcccgcgccaaAAACTATTTATATGTGATAGCCGAAAAGTATATAAAATTGGTATAGTTTTTTATATAATACAgaatgtatacatatatatacaaaaaaatatacattttttcgATTATTATTTTCAAATCGGCTATATAatatcatttttccttttctttatggTTTCAAGATGTTATTAGACttttaaccaaaaaaagaaaacgaaCACTTAGTGTTTTGACTTTTACATGTATGTGTTTTCACAGTTCGTAATGGTTGTACTGAAAGGATCAGTGAACATATCATTTGGAGGGAACAAGGAACCAGCTGCATTTGCTGAAATTGTATCAATGGGTGGCATTAACTCGGATGTCAAGAGAAACCTTATTGCTACTCTCGGCACCATTTTGCAGAATAATTTCTCCATTCCCACAACTCGATTCTTTCTCAAGGTCTACGATACAACAATGGCTACCAAATTCTCCAAACTCTAATTTTCTCAAACCAATATATATCACTGTCATTTTCATTCTCCTTTTTGTTTGCAAAGCAATGCAATGAAAGCATGATATAGTGATTTTATGTAAGGTCAATCCACCTTTCCCATTTTGTTTTAAAGTTTTGGATTTAGCTTCTCGCGACAATTTTGAGGTTTCTTGGTGGTGATTATGGGTGGCAAACGGAGGATCGGGTCGAATATGGAAAGGCCGAAAATGGGCAATGCAAATGAATAAATTATCCGACTCGACTCATATTTAATACATGaattcttgaatatgatcactttttcGAGAATTCCTAGTCTCTCAAACTCGAGGAACCCCAATTTGAGTCTTTACAAAAA is a genomic window containing:
- the LOC107762576 gene encoding uncharacterized protein LOC107762576, which codes for MPCFNVSTNVNLDGVDTAPFFSEATKAVASIIGKPEKFVMVVLKGSVNISFGGNKEPAAFAEIVSMGGINSDVKRNLIATLGTILQNNFSIPTTRFFLKVYDTTMATKFSKL